GGCATCGGCGCGTCGGTGCGAGATTCCGATCCCTATGGCCTGGACCTGCAACTGGCGCTGTACATGTGCTACGAACTGCACTACCGCGGCTTTGCGTCGGTGGATCCCGAGTGGGAGTGGAATCCGGCCCTGCTGCGGCTGCGAGCGGAATTGGAGCGCGTCTTCCTGGCCGGGGTGCGCCGCGACGTGGGACCCATCGATGCCGACCACACGGCCGCGGCCGAGATGGACGCGCTCGCGATCGAACCGCGCGAAGGCACCGGGCCGTCCTGGTACCTGCGAGACAGCGGGACCTGGGAGCAGATGCGCGAATACTTCGTGCACCGTTCGCTCTATCACCTCAAAGAGGGCGACCCGCATGCATTCGCGATCCCCCGCCTGCTCGGCACCGCCAAGGCGGCGTTCGTCGCGATCGAGTTCGACGAATACGGCGCCGGGCGGGGTCCACACATGCACCAGCAGCTGTTCGCCGACCTGTTGCACGCCGCGGAACTGGACTCGACCTACCTGGCGTATCTGGACGCGGTGCCGGCCGAAGCACTGGCGGCGGTGAACCTGATGTCGCTGTTCGGGCTGCACCGGCGGTTGCGTGGCGCCGCGGTGGGGCACTTCGCGTCCACCGAGATCACCTCACCGCCCGGGTCGCGGCGCATGGTCGACGCGTTGCAGCGGATGCAGGCGCCGGCGGCCTGCGCGAACTTCTACCGCGAGCACGTGGAGGCGGACGCGGTACACGAGCACGTGGTCCGGATCGACGTGGTCGGTGACCTGCTGGCCCGTGAGCCTCATCTGGACAGCGATGTGGTGTTCGGCATTCGCGCACACGCGGCGGTCGAAGACCGGCTGGCCGACGTGCTGATGACGTCCTGGCAGCAGGGAAGGTCGTCGCTGCGGCGGCCGCTCTGAGTTCTGCGGCCTTGGGTCAGCGTTCCGCGTGGGTCAGCGTTCCGTGTTAAGTCAGCGTTCCGCGTTGAGTAGGCGCTCGACCTTGGGACCGCGACATCTGCGGTGACTGGTGTCGCACAGCGGGTAGTCCTGGCTGCGCCGGCACGTGCACACCGCCACCATGAAACGGTCGGATTCCACCACGTCGCCGCCAGGTGTCTCGATCCGCGCCGGGCCGGAGACCAGCACCGGCCCGTTCGGTATCACCTGCACGCGAGTCGTACTCACGGTTTGTCTGCCCGAATCACCACGATCTGCTCCCTCCGGCAACCGCGCCCGATGCGACCGGTTTCCTCCAGCCATTGTGCGCGCGCCGTCAATACCGGTCCGAACGGGATCAGCTGTGATGCAACGACATCGGCCGTAAGCCCGGTCTCCCTCAAGGACTGCAACGTCTGTTCGACACCTGCGAGAGCCGAGTGCACCAGCAACAGCGACCCGCCGTCGGCCAGCAGCTTCGACGCCGACCCGCACAACGGGTCCAGCACCAGCCGGCCGTCCGGGCCGGCGTTGTATGCCCGGGACGGGCCCGCGATCGACGCGATCGCGCCGGTATCATCGAGTGGCGGAGTCGGCACGTACGGCGGATTGGAGACCACGACGTCGTAGGGGGCATGGTCCAGGGCCTTTACCCAAGATCCCTGTCGCACATCGACATCCACGCCGGCACCGGCGGCATTGCCGCGGGAATAGCTGACGGCGGACGGGCAGATGTCATAGGCAGTCACACTGGCACAGCCCATTTCGGCCGCCGCGATTGCGATGAATCCCGATCCCGTGCACAAGTCGAGCACCCGCCGCTGCGGAATCAGGCCGGTGCGCCGCATCGTGTCGACGAGCAGGTAGGAGTCGTATTGGGGCTGATAAACCCTTTCGGCGACTGGTGATTCGACTGGCGCTGGGTAAGTGGTCGTCACGGCAAGCCTTTCTCGACCCGTCGGAGGATCATGCCGTGGCGATCACGGCTCGGCGTTTTGATGCCCCCGAAATGGTGCTTTGAAACCGATTTCAGGAGTTTGTCGTTAACTGGACGAACCTGCAGACGCCTGTGCGAATTGCTGCAGAATCGTTGAACAAAAGGCTGATAAGTCCCTTGGCGAGCGACTGGTGATGAGGTTACCGTCGACCACTACTTCCTCGTCGACCACGCGTGCTCCTGCGTTGCGAAGATCGGTGCGGATGCTCGGATACGACGTCAGTTTGCGTCCGGCGACCACGCCCGCTTCCACCAGAGTCCACGGGCCATGACATATTGCGGCAACGGGCTTTCCGGAGTCCACGAAGTCTCGTACGAATGAGACAGCGGACTCGTCCGCGCGCAACTTGTCCGGGTTGACGGTGCCACCGGGCAGCACCAGTCCGTCATAATCCGCGGGGGAAGCATCCGACACCGTGCGGTCGACTTTGATCGTTCCAGCGGGTTCGAGATCGTGATTGCGAGCTTGGATTTCGCCGTCTTTCAACGACACTATGTCAATCTGCGCGCCGGCCTGTTGCAGTGCATCGCGCGGTTGCTCGAGTTCAATCTTCTCTACGCCGTCGGCCGCCAAGATGGCAATTCTTTTGCCTTCCATGGTCATCGGTATCAGCTCCTTACGGATTCAGAACGACTTTTGTGCAGTTGTCCTGCTTGTGTTTGAAAATCTCGTATCCCTGTGGCGCCTGGTTCAGCGGCATATGGTGGCTGATGATCGCCGTCGGATCGATCTCGCCGTTGCGGATCCGCTCGAGCAGAGGCCGCATGTAGCGCTGCACGTGGCACTGTCCGGTCTTGATGGTCAACGAGCGGTTCATCACCGCGCCGATCGGGAACTTGTCCATCATGCCGCCGTAGACGCCGACGATCGAAATGGTGCCGCCGTTGCGACAACTCATCGCCGCTTCCCGAAGTGCATGTGGCCGTTCGGTTTCCAGCCTCGTGGCTTGTTTCACGCGGTCGTAGACGTCTACCACTGTTGACCCGTTGCGGGCTTCCATGCCCACCGCGTCGATACAGTGATCGGGGCCGCGTCCGGCCGTCATTTCGCGCAACTCTTCCAGCACCGACGTTTCCGCGAAGTTCAGCGGCGTCGCGCCCAGTCGCTCGGCCAGGTCCAGTCGATACTGCACCTGGTCGATGACGATCACCTGCGACGCACCGAGCAGGTTCGCACTCACCGCCGCGAACAGGCCGACGGGACCGGCGCCCCACACGGCTACGACGTCGCCGGGTCTGATGTCGCACATCTCGGCACCCATGTAGCCCGTCGGCAGGATGTCGGAGAGAAACAGTGCCTGGTCGTCGGTCAGGTCGTCCGCGACTTTCAGCGGGCCGATGTCGGCGAACGGGACCCGCGCGTATTCTGCTTGCCCACCGGCGAATCCGCCCAACATGTGGGAGTAGCCGAACAGTCCCGCCGGGGAGTGGCCCATCAATTTCTCGGCGATTCCCGCGTTGGGGTTGGAGTTTTCGCAGAGCGAGTACAGGTCGCGGTCACATGCCGAACATGCCCCGCATGCGATGGGGAACGGCACCACCACGCGGTCGCCGACGGCGAGGTTGTCGACGCCTTTGCCGACTTCGACCACCTCGCCCATGAATTCGTGTCCGAGGATGTCGCCGTGTTTGACGGTGGGGATGTAGCCGTCG
This genomic stretch from Mycobacterium paragordonae harbors:
- a CDS encoding type 1 glutamine amidotransferase domain-containing protein is translated as MEGKRIAILAADGVEKIELEQPRDALQQAGAQIDIVSLKDGEIQARNHDLEPAGTIKVDRTVSDASPADYDGLVLPGGTVNPDKLRADESAVSFVRDFVDSGKPVAAICHGPWTLVEAGVVAGRKLTSYPSIRTDLRNAGARVVDEEVVVDGNLITSRSPRDLSAFCSTILQQFAQASAGSSS
- a CDS encoding CDGSH iron-sulfur domain-containing protein, translating into MSTTRVQVIPNGPVLVSGPARIETPGGDVVESDRFMVAVCTCRRSQDYPLCDTSHRRCRGPKVERLLNAER
- a CDS encoding iron-containing redox enzyme family protein: MTQTSITVEPALPAAHGPLSTAVRRILTTPASREPSGIGASVRDSDPYGLDLQLALYMCYELHYRGFASVDPEWEWNPALLRLRAELERVFLAGVRRDVGPIDADHTAAAEMDALAIEPREGTGPSWYLRDSGTWEQMREYFVHRSLYHLKEGDPHAFAIPRLLGTAKAAFVAIEFDEYGAGRGPHMHQQLFADLLHAAELDSTYLAYLDAVPAEALAAVNLMSLFGLHRRLRGAAVGHFASTEITSPPGSRRMVDALQRMQAPAACANFYREHVEADAVHEHVVRIDVVGDLLAREPHLDSDVVFGIRAHAAVEDRLADVLMTSWQQGRSSLRRPL
- a CDS encoding zinc-dependent alcohol dehydrogenase, with product MKATVWAGRNSVEVQSVPDPKILNDRDAIVRVTSTAICGSDLHIYDGYIPTVKHGDILGHEFMGEVVEVGKGVDNLAVGDRVVVPFPIACGACSACDRDLYSLCENSNPNAGIAEKLMGHSPAGLFGYSHMLGGFAGGQAEYARVPFADIGPLKVADDLTDDQALFLSDILPTGYMGAEMCDIRPGDVVAVWGAGPVGLFAAVSANLLGASQVIVIDQVQYRLDLAERLGATPLNFAETSVLEELREMTAGRGPDHCIDAVGMEARNGSTVVDVYDRVKQATRLETERPHALREAAMSCRNGGTISIVGVYGGMMDKFPIGAVMNRSLTIKTGQCHVQRYMRPLLERIRNGEIDPTAIISHHMPLNQAPQGYEIFKHKQDNCTKVVLNP
- a CDS encoding HemK2/MTQ2 family protein methyltransferase: MTTTYPAPVESPVAERVYQPQYDSYLLVDTMRRTGLIPQRRVLDLCTGSGFIAIAAAEMGCASVTAYDICPSAVSYSRGNAAGAGVDVDVRQGSWVKALDHAPYDVVVSNPPYVPTPPLDDTGAIASIAGPSRAYNAGPDGRLVLDPLCGSASKLLADGGSLLLVHSALAGVEQTLQSLRETGLTADVVASQLIPFGPVLTARAQWLEETGRIGRGCRREQIVVIRADKP